taaggcatttgcaaaatacattagaagagtAGAGAATTGATAGAACAATTCTTTTAGTTGTATTTGGGATCTCTCccctttctttgttaatataaagacAGTTGTTCTCTGGTGGACGTATGATCATTCTGAtccgaaccacgttaaatattgttgttctaccttattctttatattttcatgttttcactAACAAATCTTTTGGTAGTTGATAAGagttatgcatgtattagtaatgcatAAGATAGTTACGAgataatttatgtattatttcaCGCAGAGTTTAGTTATTCATATATTGAGTATTAATGTAATACTTATTTCACCAATTTTAtcctacataaaataatacatatattttatcataacttatatatgtattaattatcCAAATTTGTCAAATTACGAATCAAAtaacatattaattttatatatgaagaATGTACCTCAGTTGTCAAACGTATGGTATTTACTTGTGCGAGATCTAATACACGCACAACGACACTTGAGACTTTTCTTGGCCTTTTTGCCAAGAGCTAAGTCAAAAGTCTTCTTACCTGTTTTCAGAACGTACTCTTTAATTTctctcattattatttttttttttaaaatgtaggGTACATTTATAGGTCTTCAAATAGGAACATGATAAGAAGTTCCTAAGAAGATCCCATAAAAACTATGAATAAATAGTGAAAAAAAGGTGAAGTTTTGTCCATTATTAAGTTGAGAATTTTGCCTCTACTCTTTAGCAATTACTAATATTCTTCAACGATGTCACACACTTCTTCTTCCAAAATTCACAAGTACGATGCTTTTCTGAGTTTTAGAGGTGAAGATATACGTAGAACCTTTGTGAGTCATCTCTATAACGCTTTAATACAAAGAAGAATTGATGTTTTTAAAGACGATGAACGTCTCGAAACCGGAAAATCAATTCATGATGAACTACCGAAAGCCATAGAAGAGTCTAAATTTGCTATAGTGATATTTTCCGAAAGCTATGCATCGTCAAAATGGTGTCTAGAAGAGCTTGCACACATTATAAAGTGTCGAAAGGAATTGGACCAAATCGTAATTCCTATTTTCTATAATGTGAAACCATCAGATGTAAGCCATCAAAATCCCCCTTTTGCAGAGTCTTTTTCCGAACATGAGAAAAAATACAAGGACGATATGGAGAAGATTCAAAGATGGAGGGATGCATTTGCAGTTTCTGGGAAAATATCAGGGTACCATTTGCAAAATTACAAGTAAgattacttttctttttcttattactCCCCCTCAGTCACAAAGACACGaagtttaagaaataaaaagagatttTGTGTTCTTAAAACTTGTCATGTAAATGTTGGAATTGGAAAATTTACTAAATATACAAAGAAGCACTCCTTGAGGTCGGACCCTTTCCGAACTCTGCGCATAGCGAGAGTCTTAGTGCACCAGGTTGCCCTTTTATACAAAGAAGCACTCTCTTATGGACAAatcaaaaaggaaagtaagacacTTCGCTTGTGTATGAACATGTGATCAGGAATTGAAATCCTCCATAAAACATGATTTTGGAATGTTGGATTTGGGACGAACCATAGCTTTTGGAAAATATCACTATACAAATCATGATTCCAAATCAAAATACTGATTAGAAATCATGACTTCATATTGCATGGCCATATAAAACCTTAAATTGGGATAGAAGGAGTAGTATTTTTCCAGCTTTGCCATCATGGGTAATTCAAGAAACATAGTGTTTTCTAATTGCTGTGCAAGAATaattaaaagtaataaaataaggtataatataataaaagagaGCATACACTAGGTTACGAAATATAAAGAACTCTATAATCTTATATtctctttgtttcaatttatgtgacacactTCTTTTGTAGTCCgttgaaaaaaaaatgtcatctttctataattacaaataatttaactttagaattttctttttaaccttaataaaataatttatagtcaCACAAATGTCTAAGATTTATTTTACAccaaaagtcatttttttctttttaaaattttgtgtcaaatcaaataatgtcacataaattgagacaaaataGTATTCGATTTCTAAATTTCGATCTAAGTAGTTGTTCTTTTCATTGTAACATTTAGGGATGAGGCAGATTGCATCAAAAAGGTTGTTGACAAACTAATCTCACTGTTACATATTGAATCCGATGAGGACGACGACGAGATTTCTTCCGTTGGAATACGGGGCATGGGCGCTAAATCTCCGATTCTTATTGACGGAGGCAAAATGGTATTGTTTCTTTTATAATTCGAATCCATGACCAGTCCAACCCAACCTGATAAGAAAGGGCCAAGGACTAGCCTCCCCCTTCATAAGGGTTGTTGGGTGGTTTGGATCCAGGCACAAACCACCCAACATGTAGTTATGTATTTGCATGAAtgcaaaaaaattgactaattGTACAATGAAAATATGGGGCTTATCGTGTGTTTTGTGTATGGTGGAATGCGCGGCCAATTGTAGCTAGTCATGTCAAATGAGCTGGATTGGCCTGTGCTGAGCCCAAGCAGACACCATAAGAATAGGTCAGGCCAGCTACTAGCCGGGCCCATTCATATGGGCTGTTGAGTTGTCTATAGGACCTTTTCGATTTGTTTTCCAATTTATGATGTCTTATGTTTGTGATTTGATCTGTCAAATAGAGTATTTCATCTGATAAGAAGACGGGGAAAAAATGTTTTATGATAGCAGCGAGGGCACTTGATATTGAATGGAGTAATAATCCAGACTATTGGGAATGGTTATCTCACTCTGACTCCAGGTTTTATTTATTCGCGGTTCCTTTCCAtgtattcataaaaaaaattgaaagaaattaGTAATAATTATTGAGCAAggtgaattttttttgtagattcGTGGAAGTGGCTAAACTCAAGTGGGTTTGTTGGCTTGATATTCGAGGCAAAATTGAAACTCGAAGACTGTCAAAAAGAACCAAATATGTTGCTTATCTAGTGTTCAAATTGGAAAATAAATTCCATGGCCTTGAAACTGTTAATGCAGTTGTTAGATTTGTTGATTCTATGAGTGTAAAAGAAGCAGAGAGACGAGCTAGTGTTGTGCATTTTTCAGGACAAGGACCTAGAGAGACACTACCCTTCAAAAGAGGTGATGGATGGATGGAATTAAAAATGGGAGACTTTTTCAATGATGCGGGAGAAGATGGAGATGTTGATGCACGATTAATGGAGACTGAGCATCTCGAAGCAAAAGGTGGCCTCATTGTTCAAGGAGTGGAGTTTCGTCCTCAATGAAGAAGAGAGGAATCCGTCCAAAAATGGCGctacatttttttgtttttagaaGAGTATAACAACATTATGAGCATCTATTTCTTCCCAAGTAATTTATAAACAATTCAAAGCTTAAATTCTACTAGCTCGTTTCATCTCAAATTATatgtcataatttttttaacggaaaagggtcaaaattaccctgaactttgaaaaatagtttatcCATGCCCTTCGTTATATTTTAGGGTCAATTATACCCTTATTGTTAtactttgggccaaatatgcccttgagtatAACAGAGTGCCACGTGTCGGCCTCTCAGTGACCAActtattttcccttttaaatatgtttttttatttatttttaaatctgttttttatttgtttttaaatctgtttttaaaatttatttttttaaatctatttttaaaaatatgttaattttaaaaaacagatttttttaaaaaaagataaaaaacagattttaaaaaaaaagtttttttttaaaaaagataaaaaacagattttaaaataaaaaagataaaaaacagatttttttaaaaaaagattaaaaacagattttaaaataaaaagattttaaatctgtttttaaaatttatttttttaaatctattttttaaaatatatttttttatttgtttttaaaatctttcttttttttaaatcttttttttatcttttttaaaaaaatctgtttttttaaaattaacatattaaaaaaaatagatttaaaaaaataaattttaaaaacgtatttaaaaacaaataaaaaacagatttaaaaacaaataaaaaaacacatttaaaaggaaaaataagttGTCCACTGAGAGGCCGACACGTGGCACTCTGTTatactcaagggcatatttggcccaaagtataacaataagggtataattggccctaaagtataacgaagacatgaataaactatttttcaaagtttaggggtaattttgacccttttccgtttttttaaatagttatcttgagttttttgtcattttaaaaGTTCaagataatttttcttttaatctaGAGACTAGTAATTATGCTTGAAACTACGAACGGTTCAATACATAAGTAGAGAAAATATTCAATTAAAAAAGATTATATAAATAAGACTAAGATAATCAAAACTTCTTCCTAATCAAGGTTTTTCTAAGGGACATGTAAAGTAATAAACACGACAGAGACTAAGAAGATAGAACAACAAAACCCTTCTTTTATTTGAAATGTAGACTTTCAACCATATACTTTGATAGTTCAATGGACGATACGAAGGCTGATGGCATAGGCTGGTAACCTCTATTATACATGCAACTGTGGAGGGGTGCCCGTCTAAGGTCGGTCCAGGTAGTCAAACCTACGTCATTATTTGTTACAGAGGGCACCTGCGTTTTCGCGTAACCCCTACCCAATACTTATACAATATAATCATAAAAATCAATACAATCtatacaaatattatatccacaaacaatatgatataataaaataatatcgaTACATATTAAAATCAACAATCCAAAGAGAGTTTATTTATTTAGAAGTAGTAAGTTGATTGTGACATAACTAAAACACATTCAATCGAGTTGCCCAAAAGTCCAATCAATTAACTCAAAGACCAAATCAAATTGAGTgacaaaaaaatcaaacaaaccGACATTTAATAAGGTTGTTAACTATTTTCTCTAAATACTTTTTCCGGAACGACACCTGAAGTTGTTGGAAATTTCGAAGAATTGATGTTGCAGAGCTAATAGCCACAAGGCAATAAAGTTTTTTCAAGTAGCAAGCTAAGGGTCGTTTGGTAGTTGATTAGAGTTATGCATGTGTTAATATTGCATGAGTTAGTTACGTgaatttttatgtattattatatgTAGAGTTGattaattattcatatattgATTAGTAATGTATTACTTATTCCACATTCTATCatgcaaaaaataattaataaatatatttccttataacttatacatatattcagtggcggagccagattttttaataagggggttaaaaatctaaaaaattagaTAGTGAACTAGCCGAATGAggttcaacatctactatatatatcaaaaattattttaactatgtataaatagtataaattTTCGTCGAAGGAGGTTTGGATGAACCCCCTCACTGTAAGGTGGCTCCGCCCCTGCATATATTAGTTATGCAGGGTTTCCAAATTGCAAATCAAATACTGAAGAATTggatgaagaaatttatatggaataATCCGAGGGGTCTATGGTTTGCctgataaagaaaaaaaagtgtgcaaacttgttataAGTTACTTTATGCACTAAAACAAGCACTCAAACAGTGGCACACAAAGTTTAACCAAACTATATATGTTGGTAAATAGATTaattaagattattttatatataaattacttCGACATGCTATGGTGTCCTGGGGCTGTCTCGCGAAGATCTTCGATCCGAACCTTTGCATCTACTCTCTCTTAGAGGATGAACCACGCCTTCGCTATCGCAAGAATATAGCGATCGAAGAACTATGGCTCAGCTGCTTCATGTATACCGTATTGCCCGAAGGGGGCATGCTGCAAGAGCGTATCTCTGAATTAGCTATCAAACATATGGTATTACTCGGGttgtttggtagagtgtattagcaaaaataatgcatgcattaacttGATGTATTAGTACTTAGTAGTACCTTGTTTGGTACACTTTTTCatgctatatatgtgcattaGTTATACGCTCTAttgtgtattaaagtatgtattGCTAATACCATGGATttctaggtattagtaatgcaaatGGATTTAATCCATGCATTAGCATGGTTAAAGATTCAATTGTCCCTCAAAACCtttttttacatcttttccaccatatttgtgAAGGGtatctttgtaaataaatatttttaattttttttatataatgcaagttatttttaatataccaaACCACACAATGCATAGGACAAATATCTtcataattaatgcaagcataactaatacaagcaTTACCGATACATTCTATTTAACATTATTCTTATACGctcttggaaacagcctctgacagaaatgcaaggtaaggctgcatacaatagacccttgtggtcagtcCCTTTCtcgaaccctgcgcatagcgatAGCTTTAGTGCACTGAACTGCTCTTTTTACTCTATCAACGCCCAACGTCTAAGTCAAAAGTCTTCTTACCTGTTTCAGTACGTAATCTTTAATTTCCCTCATTAATGAAAAAAGTAGGGTACATTTTTTATGACTTGAAATAGGAAGATGATACGAAGTTCCCATAAAGACTATGAATGAATAGTAAAAAGGTGAAGTCTTGCTCTtaataaatttgatatttgtgaaGTCTTGTTCTTTATTATTAAGTTGAGAATTTGCATGTTAGTCTTTAACAATCACTAATATTCTTCAACAATGTCACACACTTCTTCTTCCAAAATTCATAAGTACGATGcttttttgagttttagaggtgaAGATACACGTAGAACCTTTGTGAGTCATCTCTATAACGCTTTAATACAAAGAAGAATTGATGTTTTTAAAGATGATGAACGTCTAGAAACTGGAAAATCAATTCATGATGAACTACCGAAAGCTATTGAAGAGTCTAAATTTGCTATAGTGATATTTTCCGAAAGCTATGCATCGTCAACATGGTGTTTAGACGAGCTTGCACACATCATAAAGTGTCGAAAGGAATTGGGCCAAATCGTAATTCCTATTTTTTATAATGTGAGTCCATCAGATGTAAGCCATCAAAATCCCCCTTTCAATAAGTTTTTTTCCGAACATGAGAAAAATTACAAAGACGATATGGAGAAGATTCAAAGATGGAGGGATGCATTTGCAGTGTCTGGGAAAATATCAGGGTACCATTTGCAAAATTACAAGTAAGatgccttttctttttcttatacaATTTAAGTCTCTTAATTTGACTGGACATGaagtttaagaaataaagagagaCTTTGTGgtcttgaacttggaatataGAATGttgaaattggaaaacttactaaatataaaaaaaggcACTCTCTTATGCACAAGTCAAAAGAAAAGTAATACACTTAGCTTGCATATGGAGAtgatttggacatgtgaagagaagaTGCACCAGTAAgaaggtgcgagaggttggttATATAGGGTACGAGGAGAGGCAGAGGtaggccgaaaaagtattggagtgAGGTGATAAGACAATATATGACCCAGCTCAGGTTACTGAAGACATGACcatagataggagggtgtggaggacacgtAATAAGGTAGAAAGTTAGTATATGTAGTGTAGTGTTCTCTTGGTTAGAGTGGTTGGTGTTTGTCATTATTGTCATTATACTTGTATTATTGTAGttcttatttttgatatttcGATTATCGCACTATTTTGTTGTTACTTGCTATATTTTCATCATTGTCGTCATTTTCTTTGTACGTGAATTTGTCGAACATGAGGCGAGAGTCTTTCGAAAATATCAtatctatctccatgaggtagtggtaaggacAACGTTTATTCTTGTTGGATGTTTGCCCTGACTTTCCTAGTACAAttgtgttttccttttcctaaaagaaaaacacagagtctccatatttggctagtcctttttcttgtaGGAAAaagtttatgactctataaatagaggtccATTCCTATTAACTTGGTAACGTTCACAATGTAGTTCTAGaggctttgagagttttgtgtagggAGAGAAACCGTGAGACACAAGCATTACGTTAACACTTGTGCGaacctctttttattccaaGTGAATTATATGATGTTATTTCTCTCTATATTTGGTACCTTCTTTTATATAATAGACTGTTCATCTTCTCTTGAGGATGTAGGTTGGTtgaccgaaccacgttaaatgtttgtatttcttttgttatatttcttgTTTGTCTTTTTACTCATGGTCTTTCGAAGTTTGCTTTTCTAGCTTCCGCATTACACTTGATTATTTCGGTCCTAACAATTATAATCTTCCCAAACACCACTCTTGgaatttcactaggtatgttgttgttgttgttaactttaaaatttctctttttACCCTCAATGAAACGATTTACAATCACACAAATGTCTTAGGTTCATTTAAAACCACAAATTTCACtagatattttctttcttaaactttgtaGCATGTCAAAcaatttgatataaattgatacGAAAGAAAGTATTTGATTTCTAATGTTCGATCTAAATAGTTTTTCTTTTCATTGTAACATGTAGGGATGAAGCAGATTGTATCAAAAAGGTTGTTTACAAACTAATGTCATTATTACATATTGAATACCATGAGGATGACAACAATGACGACGACGTTTGTTCCGGTGGAACACGGGGCATGGGCGCTAAATCTCCAATTCTTATTGATGGAGGGAAAATggtattgtttttttttataatttgaatccTTTTAGTGAAATTCAATAAATACCTATATGTAACGTAAGGGGTGAGTACGCCATTAACTACCCAATGTCAAACTTGTGTGTCACTTGACATTTGAAAATGTCTGAATTGTCAAAACAAAAATCCTATTTAGTAATAATTAGTATGATTATCACTATGTAATTCAAGAAAGTAGAAACTTGAACTGATTTTTCTCCTTGAGTTATACATATCATCCGGCACTGACGCACCGGATCTCATCATATTGTaatcttaaaaatatcaaaatataacaaataCATGTTTTCCTTTGATAGTTTTATTGTGTTATTTTCGTGAATATTAGAATTGATATGTCATTTATATTCGATTTATTTTCTAATTTCTGATGTTTTATGTTTGTAATTTGACTGTCAAATAGAGTTATTCGCTGGATAAGAAGACGGGAAAGAAATGTTTTATGGTAGCAGCAAGGGGACTTGAGATTGAATGGGGTGGTACAGCAGAGTATTGGGAATGGAT
This Solanum dulcamara chromosome 1, daSolDulc1.2, whole genome shotgun sequence DNA region includes the following protein-coding sequences:
- the LOC129882760 gene encoding TMV resistance protein N-like; the protein is MSHTSSSKIHKYDAFLSFRGEDIRRTFVSHLYNALIQRRIDVFKDDERLETGKSIHDELPKAIEESKFAIVIFSESYASSKWCLEELAHIIKCRKELDQIVIPIFYNVKPSDVSHQNPPFAESFSEHEKKYKDDMEKIQRWRDAFAVSGKISGYHLQNYKDEADCIKKVVDKLISLLHIESDEDDDEISSVGIRGMGAKSPILIDGGKMSISSDKKTGKKCFMIAARALDIEWSNNPDYWEWLSHSDSRFVEVAKLKWVCWLDIRGKIETRRLSKRTKYVAYLVFKLENKFHGLETVNAVVRFVDSMSVKEAERRASVVHFSGQGPRETLPFKRGDGWMELKMGDFFNDAGEDGDVDARLMETEHLEAKGGLIVQGVEFRPQ
- the LOC129890516 gene encoding protein PHLOEM PROTEIN 2-LIKE A5-like; this translates as MSHTSSSKIHKYDAFLSFRGEDTRRTFVSHLYNALIQRRIDVFKDDERLETGKSIHDELPKAIEESKFAIVIFSESYASSTWCLDELAHIIKCRKELGQIVIPIFYNVSPSDVSHQNPPFNKFFSEHEKNYKDDMEKIQRWRDAFAVSGKISGYHLQNYKDEADCIKKVVYKLMSLLHIEYHEDDNNDDDVCSGGTRGMGAKSPILIDGGKMSYSLDKKTGKKCFMVAARGLEIEWGGTAEYWEWISHPDSRFSEVAKLKRVCWLDIRGKIETRRLSKRTKYVAYLVFKLENKFHGLETVNAVVRFVDSMSVKEAERRASVVHFSGQGPRETLPFKRGDGWMELKMGDFFNDAGEDGDVDARLMETEHLEAKGGLIVQVVEFRPE